One stretch of Lucilia cuprina isolate Lc7/37 chromosome 6, ASM2204524v1, whole genome shotgun sequence DNA includes these proteins:
- the LOC111675946 gene encoding vacuolar protein sorting-associated protein 13, with protein sequence MVLESVVAHYLNKYLFNYVENLDSNQLKISVWGGDIVLNNLRIRENALDDLDLPVQLVYGHLGKFVLQIPWKSIYSQPVVAHIEDLFLLVSPKQSVPYDAEKEQKLELEQKQIALKAIDEAFQKELVKDENKADPSYVEKLVARTINNIQVKIANVHIRYEDNSKIGRPFAFGITLNNFEIFTTDANWQKCFVDGVIRHVFKLASLDCLSVYMNCNADTYATRSENEIKELFRSNIASKTKTPSQYSFLLGPISSVAKLLLNSDPNRDSPPFTIPKTDLTLEMEKLNIGVTSTQFQLIVGLLDDMNQFQLAVPYRKYRPYNKSYKGNARIWWKFAIHSVLEEQVRKKNRSWTWEHIKEHRELCKTYAEAHKERCASKKPSATVEATCTIAEQKLDLFNLILIRKRVQLEVDRLRQGEELKKEAIAKSSWFGGWFGRGKKNEDERSDLEISIQAAMTPEEKRKLHQAIGYEDNMAPLELPEHYEAIHMKFTLKALEIGLYDDSELCKTYGRGSVDWHSLQTLMLIKLNMTTCTVKQRPAASAINVCVGMKELALTGLEQEGIAPTIIKSKISDENNLLDIFFETNPLDKQCDQRIKVTARPLEIVYDAETILKLMGVFVPQQQVNLSELEGAATLKISDFKERSATGMQYMIESHAIVEVDITFMPNILILPQGGKYRPGEQSLVVIGLGEFKISSAPHRNKSKDVVTMHQGGKDQDEILQMIMEKAYDRYNVSIENIQIMVSKPEDDWELCMRKLIISDMHLLRPTSVLVDAELCVVDDDPRLPKTKINILLPSINLNLTEDRVFEALRVAMSIPLPEKEKPAEQPKTNLLKSASQSTLMRSIPQFLNQDERRKTLSATAATSLTPEVVQYTSLEVHFALKEFSIALVRTSFDVDSPLSDDSADFNTPSQHSEESEFLDTRSSVSLTHQDSQKLLAFQVLQLEVYMAQRTFEMVAQAKLGAISLTSYETRDKKEEELVVIETPGFTTAGKSLLNVTFTAVDKSTPDFITKYKSIEQLARINFATLNVILHQENLLYIMEIANQLQRKVEKITASSKPVEIDQNKDRIASAGAADGFVDRLARIAEEAEITLERKTSISTTNASPTQTMTRRSRKTAQNIVESIKMKIEANLDQVGLELTCKKRSIASLKVNHLYAGVVLKTSYTEVQIGLKDILINDMNPLNIHSNILSIVGKDALKCDVVLYNLDETRNYNSDDMKINVEIGCMKIVFVNWFVNSVLSFMNNFQAAQQAIANAGAMAADAAKQNAVAVYEKATRMKLNVKIKAPVIIVPIDSKSLEAVALDLGQLTMSNVITDISTPGSDKGPAVMDEIKLMLKDMRLARVNILEESHLYQSQSLDSDSLDVVDSNFGFKSKVNILDPTSFTLVVKRNLSFSWYKNLPEMDISGRLRCIDLNLFMDDYALIMSILNRNMREGVNEFPTVVAEPPQKPRISPPKTPIDSPAKKAGDQFLEKMRAKVSHQEKISEQFKFNIQLDGVVLNLMTGVNEGLARFGLYVISLKGTKLMDETLTTNIVLCNMQLDDTRPSNTSEITKYLCRKDWFGSELEKHAQSSDMAYEAGEKSVKDSQYMLDITAVLKQNDTVANVRISSFDLILCVDFLLKLSEFFKTPDVEEYIEIAKEKPAEVIPSTQQQSTQLKSLATVATVAREAKESNEAVNKMNLTLVIDEPDIILVETLKDMNTSSIIFNMQAKLIYRAIGEKQLINGNIDGLKMYMCSFMPERREATRHYILHPCVINLHGSTPEEDGMHISLKTSEIIINISPATLELFNKAMQTINTAETDETKMLEAKNYSDIWTPKKYNEHDYWFLKAEPAEDALETLDAQQAVSTCGSVKTERCVIEIPSIMLVLEAGIGYYTTPLISMDTCLNAIANDWSSNLSVNGSLTLTMNYYNQSLAVWEPVIEKNEHIARDGERIFSPWELNFNLGIEKNPSEFEENKVDQTTTIKIHSEENLEMTVSKTFLDLIGTLGEAFGQAMDPNGLMKPDVIAPYVIENDTGFDINLNFASGIFTLHECHIPNSNGTSTLNGSIVFKNDLSCTVTADSIKCCTLSPGCKAYLQTKNLATIQNPDEEEYNIYVTVGHIQKQLVLPVSKSDKRYFSLFRDTNQDPWGIVSEVNSEYGTTSINIHSVVNIQNHFTTSIKVLRMNAKTKEMILVGAVEPGKVYHVPLHAIYSEGKYLHFAIEDYHTSVQGIKWDDCPTDMNYMRHLQCDPIETFEPFFINVSREKTEIYHEHSNKFKLMSAYYTLHLRPPVYLRNALPINITVSVAGCSVRETVSNLAVQTEESFTSTPETDTDSKKPLHQSDHSFVKEDLLDYGEKDIEAGSVLHLPTVKLAGRSKDSKSYLVIRMIQYLERDWSCTTEISENHPDVTNWKFNSYDSDAKMSMDLCVMFEDRNGSLLITLFSPFWLINKTGEMLSYKTDSETVEVLYHPPEYNGPILFSLRDKYLFDKKSCSIRVENGEWSNKIPLDVAGSTGSVGCKANDKTYQIGVHNHLTQNSLTKQITFIPYYTITNKCSYVIEIQESSRPGDPWTKLLPNGCFPLWPKNDSDHMMVARVDGQRTVPFKYSEPICNLLQLNTNKNGGINVDVQTTEGGIYITFTEYNPGDAPGLLINHTRKPIYYHEKGVDNKMVLQQRQQVLYTWSNPAGDRLLVFGENSLESDLRRDGIGNLTLEDNTKVYWVSFLDGLQRVILFTECEEIVTKSETSTALQSITQSIEVKIHGIGLSLINNETGVDILYLGITSSGVIWEYKKENKKRFKQLSLHDTALMEALYQEYLVDKGVHGVTDKCYMLEGKHQINFDSLKMVKNNVTRDIKRYFQPGVWIALNSSPFQSQIHAKINRIQLDNQLTDCIFPVVLAPIPPPKTLAKTIHFKPIIEVSIVERVVPHSNVKQYKYAKMLMQEFHFKVDLVFLMAIAELFTNTVDDEREAKLFKDDVDTIVRPLSDLVQIQSQQQQKNFYDNLHLGPMKVHVSFSMAGVDTSVLPGILSKLVQGVGVTLTDVNDVVIRLAFFEREYRFFTQEQLISEITSHYTGQALKQIYVLVLGLDVLGNPYGLVIGIKKGVEDLFYEPFQGAIQGPGEFAEGLVLGVKSLVGHTVGGAAGAVSKITGAMGKGLAVLTFDEEYQKKRRQNMNAKPKTFQEGMARSGKGLVMGFVDGVTGCVTKPISGAKEEGVEGFFKGLGKGTIGLVTRPTAGIVDFAHGTFDSVKRATELQSETRRLRPPRFIHEDKILREYCLDEAKGNQLLKEIDKGKYASTDNFVHCEEIITKQEYVVVSNHRIIYVTRNDMFGSWSVQWTYLWSEIERVSSSDRGVEILLKKEGKKVLGLFNSSEQQHKLIMMPLKKRREKLLEAIESHRNIS encoded by the exons ATGGTTTTGGAATCTGTTGTTGCCCATTATCTTAACAAATACCTCTTCAATTATGTTGAAAATCTTGACAGTAATCAACTTAAAATAAGTGTTTGGGGAg gtGATATTGTTTTAAACAACTTAAGAATACGAGAAAATGCTTTGGATGATCTAGATCTTCCAGTGCAATTAGTTTATGGACATTtgggaaaatttgttttacaaataccATGGAAGTCTATATACAGTCAACCCGTTGTGGCACATATCGAAGATTTATTCCTGCTGGTATCACCTAAGCAGAGTGTGCCCTATGATGCGGAGAAAGAGCAAAAACTTGAATTGGAACAAAAACAGATTGCATTAAAAGCCATTGACGAAGCGTTCCAAAAGGAATTAGTGAAAG ATGAAAATAAAGCAGATCCCTCATATGTTGAAAAATTGGTTGCTCGTACAATTAATAATATTCAAGTAAAAATCGCCAATGTTCATATCAGATATGAGGATAATTCGAAAATAGGAAGACCATTTGCTTTCGGTATAACCCTGAACAATTTCGAAATCTTTACTACAGACGCCAATTGGCAAAAGTGCTTCGTTGACGGTGTTATACGTCATGTTTTCAAGTTGGCTAGTTTGGATTGTTTGTCCGTGTATATGAACTGTAATGCTGATACATACGCTACAAGAtctgaaaatgaaattaaggaACTATTTCGAAGTAACATTGCAAGTAAAACGAAGACTCCATCACAATATTCCTTTT TATTGGGACCTATATCTTCTGTCGCGAAATTGTTATTGAATTCCGACCCTAACAGAGATAGTCCTCCATTCACTATACCAAAGACGGATCTAACACTGGAAATGGAAAAACTTAATATTGGTGTGACAAGCACACAATTTCAACTTATCGTTGGTTTATTGGATGATATGAATCAATTTCAATTGGCAGTGCCATATCGAAAATATAGACCCTACAACAAAA gtTACAAGGGTAATGCCAGAATCTGGTGGAAGTTTGCTATACACTCTGTTTTGGAAGAACAGGTTCGCAAGAAGAATAGGTCTTGGACTTGGGAACATATAAAAGAGCATCGAGAATTGTGTAAAACCTATGCCGAAGCCCATAAAGAACGCTGTGCCAGTAAAAAACCATCGGCAACAGTGGAAGCCACCTGTACAATAGCTGAACAAAAATTAGATCTTTTCAATTTGATTCTTATACGCAAGCGTGTCCAGCTTGAAGTCGATCGACTACGTCAAGGGGAAGAATTGAAAAAGGAAGCAATTGCAAAATCGTCTTGGTTTGGTGGCTGGTTTGGTCGGGGCAAAAAGAATGAAGATGAACGTTCCGATTTAGAAATAAGCATTCAAGCTGCCATGACACCTGAAGAGAAGCGTAAACTACATCAGGCGATTGGTTATGAGGATAATATGGCTCCTTTGGAGTTGCCGGAGCATTATGAAGCCATTCATATGAAATTCACACTAAAAGCTTTAGAAATTGGTCTCTACGATGATTCGGAATTATGTAAAACCTATGGTCGCGGCTCAGTCGATTGGCATTCTTTGCAGACCTTAATGTTGATCAAACTTAATATGACGACCTGTACGGTTAAGCAGCGGCCGGCTGCAAGCGctattaa TGTCTGTGTGGGTATGAAAGAATTAGCTTTGACAGGTTTGGAGCAAGAAGGCATTGCGCCAACAAttattaaatctaaaatatcAGATGAAAACAATCTCCTAGATATATTCTTCGAAACGAATCCCCTAGATAAACAATGTGATCAACGAATTAAAGTAACAGCGCGTCCTTTGGAAATTGTTTACGATGCGGAAACAATTTTGAAACTAATGGGCGTCTTTGTACCACAGCAGCAAGTAAACCTTTCCGAGTTGGAAGGTGCTGCTACTTTGAAAATATCAGATTTTAAAGAACGTTCTGCCACTGGAATGCAATATATGATTGAAAGTCATGCTATTGTTGAGGTCGATATAACTTTCATgccaaacattttaatattgccCCAGGGAGGCAAATATAGACCTGGCGAACAATCATTGGTAGTTATAGGATTGGgtgaatttaaaatatcatcCGCTCCACATCGAAACAAATCGAAAGACGTTGTAACCATGCATCAGGGCGGTAAAGATCAGGACGAAATACTACAGATGATAATGGAAAAAGCATATGATCGCTATAATGTCTCCATTGAAAACATACAG aTAATGGTTTCTAAACCAGAAGACGATTGGGAATTGTGTATGAGAAAATTAATTATCTCCGACATGCATTTGTTGCGACCAACATCGGTTCTAGTTGATGCTGAACTATGTGTAGTTGATGATGATCCCCGTTTGCcaaagacaaaaataaatattcttcttCCAtcaattaacttaaatttaacaGAGGATCGAGTTTTTGAAGCCTTAAGAGTGGCCATGAGCATACCATTGCCCGAAAAAGAAAAGCCAGCAGAGCAACCTAAAACAAATCTCTTAAAGAGTGCAAGCCAATCGACACTTATGCGTTCAATACCACAATTTTTAAATCAGGATGAACGTCGTAAAACTTTATCAGCAACTGCAGCTACCTCATTAACTCCTGAAGTTGTGCAGTACACTAGTCTTGAAGTACATTTCGCTTTGAAGGAATTCAGCATTGCTTTAGTCAGGACTTCATTCGACGTTGATTCTCCTTTAAGTGACGATTCAGCAGATTTCAACACTCCTTCACAGCACTCGGAAGAGTCCGAATTTTTAGACACGCGAAGCTCTGTAAGCCTAACACATCAGGATTCTCAAAAATTATTGGCCTTCCAGGTTTTGCAGTTGGAAGTGTACATGGCCCAGAGAACATTCGAGATGGTGGCTCAAGCAAA ACTTGGAGCAATCAGTCTTACATCCTATGAAACTCGAGATAAAAAGGAGGAGGAGCTTGTTGTTATCGAAACTCCAGGCTTTACTACAGCTGGAAAATCTCTACTTAACGTTACTTTCACGGCAGTAGATAAATCGACCCCAGATTTCATTACTAAATACAAATCCATTGAACAATTGGCGCGCATTAACTTTGCCACCTTAAACGTTATATTGCACCAGGAAAACCTTTTGTATATTATGGAAATAGCTAACCAATTACAGCGTAAAGTTGAAAAGATAACTGCTTCTTCAAAACCGGTCGAAATTGATCAGAATAAAGATCGTATAGCTTCGGCGGGCGCCGCTGATGGTTTTGTAGACCGATTGGCACGCATTGCTGAAGAGGCTGAAATAACGCTTGAACGAAAAACTTCGATCTCTACCACTAATGCCTCACCTACCCAAACAATGACGCGCAGAAGTCGCAAAACTGCTCAGAATATTGTTGAGagcataaaaatgaaaattgaagCCAATTTAGACCAAGTTGGCTTAGAATTAACATGCAAAAAACGTTCCATAGCATCATTAAAAGTTAACCATTTATATGCAGGCGTAGTTTTGAAAACTTCTTATACCGAAGTTCAGATTGGcctaaaagatattttaataaacgaCATGAATCCCCTTAATATTCACTCCAACATTTTGTCAATTGTTGGAAAAGATGCTCTCAAATGTGATGTTGTCTTATATAATTTAGACGAAACGCGGAATTACAATTCTGATGACATGAAAATCAATGTCGAAATTGGTTGTATGAAGATCGTTTTTGTGAATTGGTTTGTCAATTCGGTATTAAGTTTTATGAATAATTTCCAAGCAGCTCAACAAGCTATAGCCAATGCTGGAGCCATGGCAGCTGATGCTGCCAAACAAAACGCAGTTGCCGTGTATGAAAAGGCCACTCGCATGAAATTGAATGTTAAG atcaAAGCTCCTGTTATTATAGTCCCCATAGACTCGAAGAGTCTTGAAGCTGTTGCTTTGGATTTAGGTCAACTTACAATGAGTAACGTCATCACGGACATATCGACACCAGGTAGTGACAAAGGTCCTGCTGTTATGGACGAAATTAAATTGATGCTTAAAGACATGAGATTGGCTCGAGTTAACATTTTAGAAGAATCACACCTATATCAAAGCCAGTCGCTGGATTCAGACTCTTTAGATGTCGTAGattcaaattttggttttaaatcgAAAGTTAACATTTTAGATCCTACTAGTTTCACGCTTGTAGTAAAACGCAACCTATCATTTTCCTGGTATAAAAATCTTCCCGAAATGGATATATCGGGCAGATTACGCTGTATTGATCTTAATCTTTTTATGGATGACTATGCTTTGATAATGTCGATATTGAACCGCAACATGAGAGAGGGTGTAAACGAATTTCCCACTGTTGTGGCAGAGCCTCCACAAAAACCTCGCATATCTCCACCAAAAACTCCCATAGATAGTCCAGCCAAAAAGGCAGGCGACCAATTCTTAGAGAAAATGCGTGCTAAGGTCTCGCATCAGGAGAAGATCAGTGAACAGTTTAAATTCAATATACAGTTGGACGGTGTTGTACTTAACCTAATGACGGGCGTCAATGAAGGACTAGCTCGCTTTGGATTGTATGTTATATCATTGAAAGGCACCAAACTTATGGATGAGACATTGACAACAAACATCGTTCTCTGCAATATGCAATTGGACGATACAAGACCAAGCAACACTAGTGAAATTACCAAATATCTTTGTCGAAAAGACTGGTTTGGATCAGAATTAGAAAAACATGCACAATCCTCAGATATGGCCTACGAGGCAGGTGAAAAAAGTGTCAAGGACTCACAGTATATGTTAGATATTACAGCGGTCCTTAAGCAGAACGACACCGTAGCCAATGTGCGAATTTCTAGTTTTGATCTTATATTGTGTGTTGATTTTCTCTTAAAACTGTCCGAGTTCTTTAAAACACCTGATGTAGAAGAGTATATAGAAATCGCAAAAGAGAAACCAGCAGAAGTAATACCATCTACACAACAACAGTCTACACAATTGAAAAGTCTGGCCACCGTAGCTA CCGTGGCGCGTGAAGCAAAAGAATCTAATGAAGCtgttaataaaatgaatttaacatTGGTTATCGATGAACCAGATATTATTTTAGTTGAGACACTTAAAGATATGAATACCAGTTCTATTATATTTAAT ATGCAAGCAAAACTCATATATCGAGCTATAGGTGAAAAACAACTTATTAATGGAAACATTGATGGTTTGAAAATGTACATGTGTTCATTCATGCCTGAAAGACGAGAAGCTACAAGACATTACATTTTACATCCATGTGTTATAAATTTACATGGTTCTACACCTGAAGAGGATGGAATGCACATAAGtttaaaaacaagtgaaattattataaatatttctccaGCTACCCTggaattatttaacaaagccATGCAGACCATAAACACTGCCGAAACGGATGAGACTAAGATGTTGGAAGCTAAGAATTACAGCGATATTTGGACACCAAAGAAATATAATGAACATGATTATTGGTTCCTTAAAGCGG aacCAGCTGAAGACGCTTTAGAAACTTTGGATGCCCAGCAAGCGGTTAGTACCTGTGGCAGTGTCAAGACGGAACGTTGTGTGATAGAAATCCCAAGCATAATGCTGGTATTGGAAGCGGGTATTGGTTATTACACAACACCTTTAATTTCTATGGACACCTGTTTGAATGCTATTGCTAACGATTGGAGTAGCAATTTAAGTGTAAATGGTTCCTTAACTCTCACCATGAACTACTATAACCAGTCATTAGCCGTATGGGAACCAGTTATCGAGAAAAATGAACACATTGCGAGAGATGGTGAGCGTATATTTTCGCCTTGGGAGTTGAATTTTAATCTTGGAATTGAGAAGAATCCTTCagaatttgaagaaaataaagTGGATCAAACTACAACAATTAAAATACATTCGGAGGAAAATTTGGAAATGACAGTTAGCAAAACATTCTTAGATTTAATTGGTACATTAGGCGAGGCCTTCGGGCAAGCTATGGATCCCAATGGTCTAATGAAACCAGATGTTATTGCTCCATATGTGATTGAAAACGATACAGGGTTCGATATCAACTTGAATTTTGCCTCTGGCATATTTACTTTACATGAATGTCATATTCCAAACTCAAATGGAACAAGTACCCTAAATGGCTCCATAGTTTTCAAAAATGATTTATCTTGCACTGTTACCGCTGATTCGATCAAGTGCTGCACTTTGTCTCCTGGCTGTAAGGCGTATTTACAAACTAAAAACTTGGCCACCATTCAGAATCCAGACGAAGaagaatataatatttatgttacG gTGGgacatatacaaaaacaattagtATTACCAGTTTCCAAGTCGGATAAACGCTACTTTTCTCTGTTCCGTGATACTAATCAAGATCCTTGGGGTATTGTTTCTGAAGTTAACTCCGAATACGGCACCACCAGCATCAATATACACAGCGTCGTTAAT ATACAAAATCATTTTACGACTTCTATAAAAGTTCTGCGTATGAATGCCAAGACTAAGGAAATGATACTTGTTGGTGCCGTTGAACCTGGTAAAGTTTATCATGTACCCTTGCATGCCATCTATTCAGAAGgcaaatatttgcattttgcAATTGAG gACTATCATACATCAGTTCAGGGCATCAAATGGGATGACTGTCCTACTGATATGAATTATATGCGTCATCTTCAATGTGATCCCATTGAGACATTTGAACCATTCTTTATAAATGTTAGTCGCGAAAAAACCGAAATTTACCATGAAcactcaaataaatttaaattaatgagtGCCTACTATACTTTGCATTTAAGACCACCAGTATATCTCCGTAATGCTTTGCCTATTAATATAACAGTATCGGTAGCCGGGTGTTCAGTGCGTGAAACAGTATCTAATTTGGCAGTACAAACAGAAGAATCATTTACCTCGACTCCCGAAACTGATACCGATAGTAAGAAACCTCTACACCAAAGTGATCATTCATTCGTAAAAGAAGACTTATTAGATTATGGCGAGAAGGACATTGAAGCCGGCAGTGTTTTACATTTGCCCACAGTCAAATTGGCAGGACGTAGCAAAGACTCCAAAAGCTATTTAGTCATAAGG atGATTCAATATTTGGAGCGTGATTGGTCATGTACAACTGAAATTTCGGAAAATCATCCTGATGTTACCAATTGGAAATTTAACTCTTACGATTCGGATGCTAAAATGAGCATGGATTTGTgtgttat gtTTGAAGATCGTAATGGCAGTTTGCTAATAACACTCTTCTCACCATTCTGGTTAATCAATAAGACCGGCGAGATGTTAAGCTATAAAACGGATAGTGAAACTGTAGAAGTATTGTACCATCCACCCGAATATAATGGACCTATACTGTTTTCATTGCGTGATAAGTATTTGTTTGATAAAAAGAGTTGTTCAATTAGAGTTGAAAACGGCGAATGGAGTAATAAAATACCTTTGGATGTGGCTGGTTCAACTGGTTCGGTTGGCTGTAAAGCCAATGATAAAACCTATCAG ATCGGTGTCCATAATCATTTAACGCAAAATTCCTTAACGAAACAAATTACGTTTATTCCTTATTACACCATAACCAACAAATGTAGTTACGTTATTGAAATTCAAGAGAGTTCCCGACCTGGCGATCCTTGGACAAAg TTATTACCTAATGGCTGTTTTCCATTGTGGcccaaaaatgattctgatcaTATGATGGTGGCTAGAGTCGATGGCCAACGTACTGTACCCTTTAAATATTCAGAGCCcatttgtaatttattacaaCTTAATACTAATAAG AATGGTGGTATAAATGTAGATGTACAAACTACGGAAGGCGGCATCTACATAACATTTACTGAATATAATCCAGGTGATGCTCCTGGTCTTCTTATTAACCATACCAGAAAACCCATTTATTACCATGAAAAGGGAGTTGATAACAAAATGGTTTTGCAACAGCGTCAACAAGTACTTTACACCTGGTCCAATCCAGCTGGAGATAGGCTGTTGGTGTTTGGCGAAAATAGCCTAGAAAGTGATCTGAGGCGAGATGGTATTGGTAATTTAAC TTTGGAGGATAACACAAAAGTATATTGGGTTTCCTTTTTGGACGGTTTACAAAGAGTGATACTATTTACTGAATGTGAGGAAATAGTTACCAAGTCAGAAACCTCAACTGCATTGCAGAGTATAACGCAATCGATTGAAGTAAAAATTCATGGCATTGGTTTATCACTAATTAACAATGAGACTGGTGTTGATATCTTATATTTGGGTATAACAAGCTCTG GCGTTATATGGGAATATAAAAAGGAGAATAAAAAACGTTTTAAGCAATTAAGTTTGCACGATACTGCTTTGATGGAAGCACTTTATCAGGAGTATTTAGTAGATAAAGGTGTACATGGTGTTACTGATAAGTGTTATATGTTGGAGGGAAAACATCAG attaatttcgacagtttaaaaatggttaagaacAATGTAACACGTGATATAAAACGTTATTTCCAACCTGGTGTATGGATTGCCTTGAATTCATCGCCATTCCAATCGCAAATTCATGCTAAAATCAATCGCATCCAGTTGGACAATCAACTTACTGACTGCATATTCCCTGTTGTATTGGCTCCTATACCACCTCCGAAAACCTTGGCTAAAACAATACACTTCAAACCCATCATTGAAGTCAGTATTGTTGAGAGAGTTGTGCCTCATTCGAATGTGAAACAATACAAATATGCCAAAATGCTAATGCAGGAATTCCATTTCAAAGTGGATCTAGTGTTCCTAATGGCCATAGCTGAACTTTTCACAAACACTGTGGACGATGAACGAGAGGCTAAACTTTTTAAGGATGATGTTGATACCATTGTACGGCCTCTATCCGATTTAGTACAGATACAatcccaacaacaacaaaagaatttCTATGACAATTTACATCTGGGTCCAATGAAAGTTCACGTAAGCTTCTCAATGGCTGGTGTTGATACTTCAGTTCTTCCTGGCATCCTTTCGAAGTTAGTTCAAGGCGTTGGTGTTACACTAACCGATGTTAATGATGTCGTTATACGTTTGGCCTTCTTCGAAAGAGAGTATCGTTTCTTTACACAAGAACAACTAATTTCCGAAATTACTTCGCATTATACCGGGCAAGCATTAAAACAGATTTATGTCCTAGTATTGGGCTTAGATGTTTTGGGCAATCCCTATGGCCTGGTAATTGGCATTAAAAAAGGCGTTGAGGATTTGTTCTATGAACCTTTCCAA GGAGCTATACAGGGACCTGGCGAATTTGCAGAAGGTTTGGTTTTAGGTGTGAAATCATTAGTTGGTCACACAGTAGGTGGTGCTGCGGGAGCAGTATCTaa GATAACCGGCGCTATGGGCAAAGGATTGGCTGTTCTAACATTTGATGAAGAATATCAGAAGAAGCGTCGACAAAATATGAATGCTAAACCGAAAACTTTCCAGGAAGGAATGGCACGCAGTGGCAAAGGCTTAGTAATG GGCTTTGTGGACGGTGTTACCGGTTGTGTAACAAAGCCTATTTCTGGAGCCAAAGAAGAAGGTGTTGAAGGCTTTTTCAAAGGCCTCGGCAAAGGAACAATAGGCTTGGTAACAAGGCCTACCGCAGGCATTGTTGACTTTGCCCATGGTACCTTTGATTCCGTAAAACGTGCCACTGAATTACAAAGTGAGACAAGACGCCTAAGACCTCCCCGCTTCATACATGAAGATAAGATATTAAGAGAATATTGTTTGGACGAAGCTAAAGGCAATCAActgcttaa AGAAATTGATAAAGGCAAATATGCAAGTACTGATAACTTTGTTCATTGTGaggaaattataacaaaacagGAATATGTTGTGGTTTCGAATCATCGTATTATCTATGTAACACGCAATGACATGTTTGGATCATGGAGT GTACAATGGACATATTTGTGGTCAGAAATTGAACGAGTTAGCAGTTCTGATCGTGGAGTAGAAATTCTCTTAAAGAAGGAGGGAAAGAAGGTATTGGGTCTGTTTAATTCCAGCGAACAACAACATAAACTTATAATGATGCCCCTAAAAAAACGTCGCGAAAAACTGCTTGAAGCAATCGAATCTCATCGTAATATTTCATAG